CAGGCCGGCCACATCGGCAAGATCGTGCTGACCGTGACCGACCGGCAGACCGTCCCGGTCACCCCGGCCCCCGGTGCCGCCCGGATCCGCCCCGACGCCAGCTACCTGATCACCGGCGGCTTCGGCGGACTCGGCCTCGGCGTCGCCCGCTGGCTCGCCGACTCCGGCGCCCGCCAGCTCGTCCTGGTCGGCCGTACCGGCGCGCCGGACACCGCCCGGCCGGTCCTCGACGACCTGGCCCGGGCCGGGGTGGAGGTGGTCGCCCTCGCCGCCGACCTGACCGTCGCCGACGAGGTGGCCCGGGTGCTCGGCCACGTCCGGGAGCACCTGGCGCCGCTGCGCGGCGTAGTGCACGCGGCCGGCGTGCTGGACGACGGCATCCTGCTCCAGCAGACCGCCGAACGGTACCGGCGGGTGGCCCGTCCCAAGGTCGACGCCGCGTGGCACCTGCACGACCAGACCCGCACCGAGACGCTGGACTTCTTCGTCCTGTTCTCCTCGGTGACCTCCGTGCTCGGCTCACCCGGCCAGGGCGGCTACGCCGCCGGCAACGCCTTCCTCGACGCGCTGGCCCACACCCGTCGGGCCGCCGGCCTGCCGGCGCTGAGCGTCAACTGGGGCCCCTGGTCGGCGGTGGGCATGGCAGCCCGACTGGAGCAGGGCGGCCAGGAGGCGCTGCGTGGCCTGCGCGCGATCAGCCCGGACCAGGGCGTCACCGTCCTCGGCGGGCTGCTCGGGCGGGACACCGCCCAGGTCGCCGTGATGCCGTTCGACGCCGCCGAGTGGGTGGCCGCCTACCCGGCCGCCGCCCGCAGCAACCAGCTCGCCCACCTCGGCGCCGACGCGGTCGGCCAGCCGGCGGCGGCCGGCGCCCGCGCCGACTTCCTGGCCGCCGAGCCGGGACGCCGTCGCCGGGCGGCGATGGAGACGTACGTCCGCCAGGAGGCGTCCCGGGTGCTGCGCCTGGCCCCGGCCCGGATCGGCGTCGGCACTCCGCTGCGCAGCCTCGGCTTCGACTCGCTGATGTCGCTGGAGCTGCGCAACCGCCTGGAGGCGGGCCTCGGCATCGCGCTGTCGTCCACGGTCATCTGGAACTACCCGACGATCGCGGTGCTGGTGCCCTACCTGGCCGAGCGGATGGCGATCCCGCTCGACCCGCCCACCGCACCGGACGGCCCCGACGACGCCGACCCCGGACCGGCCGGCGGGCGGGGTGGCATCTCGGTCGACGACCCCCTCGGCGACCTCTCGGTCGACGACGACCTGGGCGACCTCTCGGTCGACGACCTGGCGGCGCTGCTCGTGCAAGAACTCAACGACCTCGATTCCTGACGGCGGACAAGGAACCGACAATGCCCTCAGCGGAACACCCCTCGGCGGCCACGCTGCACCGCGCGTTGACCGCGGTGCGCGACCTGCGCGCCAAAATCGAGGCCAGCGAGCGCGCCCGGACCGAGCCGATCGCCATCGTCGGCCTGGCCTGCCGCTTCCCCGGCGGCGCGAACAGCCCCGAGGCGTACTGGGCCCTGCTGCGCGACGGGGTCGACGCGGTCTCGGAGGTGCCCGCCGACCGGTGGGACGCCGACACCCTCTACGACCCGGACCCCACCACGCCCGGTCGGGTCGCCAGCCGGTGGGGCGGCTTCCTGGACCAGGTGGACCGGTTCGACGCGGCCTTCTTCGGCATCTCGCCCCGGGAGGCCGACCAGATGGACCCGCAGCAGCGGCTCCTGCTGGAGGTCGCCTGGGAGGCCCTGGAGAGCGCCGGGCAGACCACCGAACAGCTGGCCGGCAGCGCCACCGGCGTCTTCGTCGGCGTACACAGCCACAGCAACGACTACACCTGGCTCCAGTTCGCCGACCCGGAACGGATCGACACCTACACCGGCACCGGCACCTCGCACAGCGTCCTCGCCGGCCGGATCTCGTACCTGCTCGACCTGCGCGGGCCGAGCGTCGCCCTGGACACCGCGTGCTCGTCCTCCCTGGTCGCGGTGCACCTGGCCGTGCAGAGCCTGCGCAGCGGCGAGTGCCGGACCGCGCTGGCCGGCGGGGTGAACCTGGCGCTCGGCCCGCACTTCGCGATGGCCACCACCAAGATGCGGATGATGGCCGCCGACGGCCGCTGCAAGACCTTCGACGCCGCCGCCGACGGCTTCGTACGTGGCGAGGGCTGCGGCGCGGTGGTGCTCAAGCGGCTCTCCGACGCGCGACGCGACGGCGACCCGGTCCTCGCGGTGATCCGTGGTACGGCGGTCAACCAGGACGGCCGGACCAACGGCCTGACCGCCCCGAGTGGGCTGTCCCAGCGGCAGATCGTCGCGCAGGCACTGACCAACGCGGGCGTCGAGCCGGCGGAGGTCGACGCGGTCGAGGCCCACGGCACGGGCACCGCGCTCGGCGACCCGATCGAGATCGAGGCGCTGACCGAGGTGTTCGGCCCGGCGACCGGGCAGAGCCGACCGATCACCCTCGGCTCGGTCAAGACCAACATCGGCCACCTGGAGGCCGCCGCCGGCATCGCCGGCCTGATCAAGGTGGTGCTGTCGCTGCGGCACGAGGCGGTCCCGCCCCACCTGCACTTCCGTACCCTCAACCCGAACACCTCGCTGGCCGGGACCCGGTTCGTCATCCCGACCGAGCTGCGCCCCTGGCCCCGCGGCGAGCACCCCCGGTACGCCACGGTCAGCTCGTTCGGCTGGTCCGGCACCAACGGCTGCCTGGTGCTGGCGGAGGCCCCCGCCGACGACACCCCCGCTGGGGACACCCGCGCGGTCATGGACACCCCCGCTGGGGACACCCGCGCGGTCATGGACACCCCCGCGCCCGCAGTCGGGGCGGCCGACCGGGTGGAGCTGCTGCCGCTGTCCGCCCGCAGCCCGCAGGCGCTGCGTGCGCTGGCCGGCGCGTACCGGTCGATGCTGGCCGACACCGACGTGCCGCTGCGTGACCTGTGTTGGACGGCGGCCGTCCGGCGCAGCCACCACCCGTTCCGGGCGGCGGTCACCGGCCGCAGCCACACCGAACTGGCCGACCGGCTGGCGGCCGTCGTCGACGCCCCCGCCCCGGCCGAGGCGGCCGTCCCGGACATCCCGGCCGGACCGGTCTTCGTCTTCTGCGGCCAGGGCGCGCAGTGGGCCGGCATGGGCCGGGACCTGCTGGCGGCCGAACCGGTCTTCGCCGAGACGCTGCGCCGCTGCGACGAACTGTTCCACGCCCTCGCCGGCTGGTCACTGCTGGACGAGATCGTCGCCGACGAGGACCGCTCCCGGCTGGACCGCACCGAGGTCGCGCAACCCGCGCTCTTCGCGGTGCAGGTGGCCCTCGCCGCGCTCTGGCGCTCGTGGGGCGTCGAACCCGAGACGGTGATCGGCCACAGCGTCGGCGAGGTCGCCGCCGCCCACGTCGCCGGGGTGCTCAGCCTCGAGGACGCGGTACGCGTGGCGTACCACCGGGGTCGGGTGATGCAGTCGGCGCACGGACTCGGTCGGATGGCCACCGTGGCGCTGCCGGAACACGAGGCCGCGCAGGCCGTGGCCCGGTACGGTGACCGGCTGACCGTCGCGGCGGTCAACAGCCCCACCTCGACGGTGCTGGCCGGTGACGCCGACGCGCTGGCCGAGGTGCTGGCCGTCCTCGCCGAACGGGGCGTGTCCAGCCGGCCGCTGCGGGTCGAGTACGCCTTCCACAGCCCGCAGATGGCACCCTTCCAGGCCCTGCTGATCCAGGCGCTGCACGGCATCACGCCCCGCCCGGCCGTCGTGCCGATCGTGTCCACGGTGACCGGGCTCCCCGCCACCGACGGGGACTACGGCCCGGCGTACTGGGCCCGCAACATCCGGCAGCCGGTCCGGTTCGCGGCGGCCCTGGCCCAACTCGACGGGGCAGGTGCCGGCTGCACTGTGCTCGAGGTCGGCCCGCAGCCGGTCCTGGCGCGGCCGATCGTCGAGCAGGCCGAGCGGCACGGTCGGCCCGGCGTGGTGCTGGCGTCGATGCGGGCCGGCGCGGACGGCCGGACCACCCTGCTGACCGCGCTCGGCGGGCTCTACCGCGCCAACCACACCGTCGACTGGACGCGCGCGCACCCGATCCCCGGCCGGTGCGTGCCGCTGCCCGGCTACCCCTGGCAGCGCCAGCGGCACTGGCTGCGCGGCACGCCCCGCCCGGCACATCGGACCCCGGCATCGGGCGGCCACCCGCTGCTCGGCCGACGCATCAACACCGCCGTGCCGACCTTCGACAACGTTCTCGACGCCGGGGGCTTCCTCGGCGACCACCGGATCCACGGCGCGGCGCTGCTGCCGATGACCGCGTACCTCGAGCTGGCCCTGGCCGCCCACGGCGGCACCGCCCCGGCCCAGGTCACCGACCTGATGCTGCACCAGCCGCTGGTCCTGTCGGACGACGCGCCCCGGTCGGTGCAGGTCGTGCTGACCCCGGCGGCCGGCGCCGGCGCCGGGTGGTTGCAGGGGTCCCCTGCTACGCAAAAAGCGGTAACAGGGGACCCCTGCTACCACCTCAGCAACGGGACGGTGCAGGTGTTCAGCCAGCCGGCCACCGGCGGCCACGACCAGCCGTGGACCCGGCACGCGACCGGCGGGGTGGGGGAGTACACCCCGCCCCCGGCCGACCGCCGCGACCCGGCGACGCTGCCCGACAGGCTCACCCCGGTCGACGTCGCGCCGTTCTACCAGCGCCTCCGGTCGGCCGGCATCGCGTACGGCCCAGCCTTCACCGGCGTTCGTGAGCTGTGGCGCGGCACCGACCAGGCCGTCGGCCGGGTCGCCCTGGCTGACGATTCCGATGACTACCGCTGGCATCCCGCGCTGCTCGACGCCGCCCTCCAGGTGGCCCTGGCCGCGTTCCCCGACGACCCGGCCGACGCCTGGCTGCCGATCGGCCTGGACCGCTTCGCCACGGTCACCGCGCCCGGCCGGCAGGTGTGGAGCCACGCCCGGCTGCGCAGCCGCAGCGCCGAGGCGGCCGTCGCCGACATCGAACTGCGTACCGCCGATGGGGTCCTGGCTGCCCGGATCGAGGGCCTGCTGCTGCGCCGCGCCGACCGGCACGCCCTGCACGGCGCCGCCGCCCCGGAAAACCGGTACGAGATCGCCTGGGAGCCGGCCGAGTCGACCACCCCGACCTCCGGCCCCGGCGACTGGCTGCTCCTGGCCGACCACGGCGGCACCGGCACCGCCCTCGCCGACCTGCTGCGGTCCCGGGGTGAGCGGGTCGACCTGCTGCCCCCGGACGCCGACCCGACCGGGCCGCTGCGGCAGCCCGGCCGGACCTGGCGCGGCGTGGTCGACCTCGGTGGCCTCGACGCTCCGGCCGGCGAGCCGGCCCTGGAGGAGGTGCTGGTCGCCCACGAGCGGACCGTCCGCCGGGTGCTCGACCTGGTGTCCACCCCGGCCGTCGACGACTCCACCGCGCCCCGGCTGTGGCTGGTCACCCGGGGCGCCCGGGCGGTCGTCTCCGGCGAGCCGGTCACGGTCACCCACGCCCCCGCCTGGGGGCTGGCCCGCGCGGTCAACCGGGAACGGGCCGACCTGCGCTGCGGGTGCGTCGACCTCGACCCGGCCGACCCCCGGCCGGTGGCCCCGGAACTGGCCGACCTGCTGCTCGCCGCCAACGGCGAGGACGAGGCCGCGCTCCGCGACGGCGTCGTGCACGTGCCTCGGCTGGTGCCCGCCGAGTCGCCGGCCGTAGCTGACCGCCCGGTGCGGCTGCGGATCCGGGAACGCGGCGTGCTGGAGAACCTCACCCTCGAACCGGCCACCCGCCGTCAGCCGGAACCCGACGAGGTGGAGATCCGGGTCCACGCCACCGGACTCAACTTCCGGGACGTGCTGAACACCCTCGGCATGTACCCGGGTGAGGCCGGCCCGCTCGGTCTGGAGTGCGCGGGCGAGGTCGTCGCCGTCGGCGCACGGGTCACCGACCTCGCCGTCGGGGACCGGGTCCTCGCGCTGGCCCCGGCGAGCTTCGCCAGCTACGTCACGGTCTCCGCCGCGCGGGTCGCACCGATCCCCGCCGGGCTGGACTACGCCGAGGCGGCCACCGTCCCGGTCACGTACCTCACCGCCGCGTACGGGCTGCACCACCTGGCCCGGCTCAAGCCCGGCGAGCGGGTGCTGATCCACGCGGCGGCCGGCGGCGTCGGACTGGCCGCCGTACGGCTGGCCCACGCCGCCGGGGCGGAGGTGTTCGCCACCGCCAGCCCCGCCAAGTGGCCGGTCCTCACCGACCTGGGCGTCCGGCACGTGTTCCACTCCCGCACCCTCGACTTCGCCGACGCGATCCGCGACCGCACCGACGGGCAGGGCGTGGACGTGGTGCTGAACTCGCTGGCCGACGAGTTCATCCCGCGCAGCATCGGCGTGCTGCGCGAGGGTGGCACCTTCCTGGAGATCGGCAAGCGCGGCATCTGGGACGCCGAGCGGGTTGCCCGGCTGCGGCCCGACGTGCAGTACCACCCGTTCGACCTGGGCGCGGTCGCCGACGCCGACCCGGCGCTGATCCGGGAGACGCTGCGCGAACTGACCGACGGGCTCGGCGCGGGACGGCTCGCCCCGCTGCCGCTGCGGGCCTTCCCGCTCGACCGGGCGGTGGACGCGTTCCGCCACATGGCCCAGGCACGGCACGTCGGCAAGGTCGTGGTGACCCACGACCACCCGCCCGTGGTGCGCCCCGACGCGACGTACCTGATCACCGGTGGCCTCGGCGGGATCGGCCCGGCGGTGGCCCGCTGGCTGGTCGACCGGGGTGCCCGCCACCTGGTGCTGCTCGGCCGGAGCGCGCCCTCGGCGGAGGTCGCCGCGACCCTGCGCGACCTGCACCCGGACGCGCGGATCCACACCCGACAGGCCGATGTGGCCGACCCGGACGCGCTGGCCGGCATGCTCGCCGAGATCGCCGCCACCATGCCGCCGCTGCGTGGGATCGTGCACGCCGCCGGGGTGCTCGACGACGGGGTGCTCGCCCAGCAGACCTGGTCGCGGTTCGCCGGGGTGCTCGCCCCCAAGGTGGCCGGCGGCTGGAACCTGCACCTGCTCACCCGGGACCTACCGCTGGACTTCCTGGTGTTCTGCTCGTCGGTGGCCGCGCTGCTCGGCTCGGCCGGGCAGAGCAGCTACGTCACCGCCAACACGTTCCTCGACACGCTCGCCCACCACCGGCGGGCCCGGGGCCTCGCCGCGACCAGTGTCGCCTGGGGACCGTGGGCCGACGGCGGCATGGCCGCTCGCCTGGACGACCGGCAGCGGCAGCGCCTCGCCGCGCAGGGCTTCCGGGCGCTGCCGGCGGACGAGGCCACCGACGCCCTCGGCCGGGTGCTGGACGCCCGGACGACCCAGGCCGGGGTGTTCGCCGTGGACTGGCCGACCCACCTGCGCGGCTACGGCGACCGTCCGCCGGCGCTGCTGGCCCGACTGCGCCGCGCCGAGACGCCACCCGCCGCCAGCTCGACCGACCAAAACCCGACCGACCTGGATCCGACCGGCCAGGGCCCGACCGGTGGCGCCCGCGAGCGGATCGAGGACGCCCACCCCACCGAGCGCCGCCAACTCCTCCAGGAGTACGTGCAGCGCGTCGCGGTCACCATTCTCGGCCTGCCGTCGGCACAGCCGGTCAACCCGCAGCAGCCGCTGCGGGAACTCGGCCTGGACTCGCTGATGGCGGTCGAACTGCGCAACGCGCTGGGCGTGTTCGCCGGCCGGCACCTGCCCAGCACCCTCGCCTTCGACCACCCCACGGTGACCCGGCTGACCGACTACCTGCTCCGCGAACTGTTCCCCGAGCCCACGACGCCGCCCCCGGCGGCCAGCACCCCGCCGCCCCCGACGGGCCGGCCGACCTGGTCGCCCGGGTCGCCGCCCTGGACGACGCCGACGTCGAGGCGCTGCTGGCCGCGAAACTCTCCGCCCTGGAGGTGACCAACCATGAGTGACACCGGAGCCACCGCGGCGACGCTGTCCCCGCTCAAGCGCGCCCTGGTCGCGATCGAGACCCTCCAGGCCCGCCTGGACGAGATCGAACGCGCCCGCACCGAACCCATCGCCATCGTCGGCGTGGGCTGCCGGCTGCCCGGCGGCGCGAACAGCCCCGACGAGTTCTGGACCCGACTGCGCGACGGCGTGGACCTGATCTCCGAGGTGCCCGCCGACCGGTGGGACGCCGACGCCTACCACGACCCGGAGCAGGCCACCCCGGGCACGATGAGCAGCCGCGACGGCGGCTTCCTCGACCAGGTCGACCGGTTCGACCCGGGCTTCTTCGGCCTCTCCCTCGGCGAGGCGGCCAGCATGGACCCGCAGCAGCGGCTGCTGCTGGAGGTCGCCTGGGAGGCCCTCGAACACGCCGGGCAGGTGCCGGCGAAGCTGGCCGGCACGCACACCGACGTGTATGTGGGCATCAGCACCTGGGACTACTCCCTCCTGCTCGGCGGCGCGCCCATCCGGGGGCTCTCCGGCACCGCGTTCAGCATCGCCGCGAACCGCCTCTCCTACGTCTTCGACCTGCACGGCGCGAGCCTGGCGGTGGACACCGCCTGCTCGTCGTCGCTGGTCGCGGTGCACCTGGCTTGTCAGAGCCTGCGCGCCGGCACCGCCCGCACGGCCCTCGCCGGCGGCGTCAACGTGATGCTCTGGCCGGAGACCACGGCGGCGTTCTCCCAGGTCGGCATGCTCTCCCCGGACGGACGCAGCCGCACCTTCGACGCCAGCGCCAACGGCTACGTGCGGGGCGAGGGCGCCGGCATGGTCGTCCTGAAGCGACTCTCCGACGCCCGCGCCGATGGCGACCGGGTGCTGGCCGTCATCCGGGGCTCGGCGGTCAACCAGGACGGGCACAGCAACGGCCTGACCGCCCCCAACAGCGTCGCCCAGGAGGCGGTGCTGCGGGCCGCCCTCGCCGACGCCCGGATCGCCCCGCACCGCGTCGACTACGTCGAGGCGCACGGCACCGGCACCACCCTCGGCGACCCGATCGAGGTGCGCGCCCTGGCCGCCGCGCTGGGCCCGGGCCGCGACCCGGACCACCCGCTGCTCCTCGGCTCGGTCAAGACCAACACCGGGCACCTGGAGGCCGCCGCCGGCATCACCGGCCTGATCAAGGTGGCGCTGGGCCTGCACCACGGCGAGATCCCCCCGCACCTGCACCTGCGTGAGCTGAACCCGCACGTCGAGTGGGACAAGCTGCCGCTGCGGGTGACCACCACCCGCACCGCCTGGCCGTCCCCGGCCGGCAAACGGGTCGCCGGGGTCAGCTCGTTCGGCTTCGGCGGCACCAACGCCCACATCGTCCTCGGTGACGCGCCGACCGACCCCGCCCCGACCGCCCCGGCCGACCAGCGGCCGTTGCGGCTGCTGACCGTGTCCGGACGCAGCGAGGAGGCGCTGCGCGACCAGGCCCGCCGGTACGCCGACCGGCTCGCCGCGTCGCCCACCCCGACGCTGGCCGGGCTGTGCCACACCACCAACGCCCGACGGACCCACTTCGCGCACCGGGCGGCGGTGCCGGTGGCCGACCTGACCGCCGCCCGCGCCGCGCTGACCGCGCTCGCGGCCGGCGACACCCCCGACGGGCTGTACCGGGCCGCCGTCCCCACCGGCACCCGGCGCCGACTGGCGTTCGTCTTCCCCGGTCAGGGCGGCCAGCACATCGACATGGGACGCGAGCTGTACCGGACCGAACCGGTGTTCCGGCGGACCATCGACCGGATCGCTGAACTGTTCGACGTGCACCACCCGTGGCGGCTGCGCGACGTCATGTACCCGGCCGAGGGCGGCGTCCGCTACCCGATCGACGAGACCGAGTACGCCCAGCCGACGCTCTTCGCGATCCAGTGCGCGCTGGCCGAGACGTGGCGCTCCTGGGGCGTCCGCCCCGACGCGGTGATGGGGCACAGCCTCGGCGAGTACGCCGCCGCCTGGGTCGCCGGGGTGTTCAGCCTGGAGACCGGGGTCCGGCTGATCGTGGAACGCGGCCGGCTCACCCAGACCCTGCCGCCGACCGGCATGATGGCCGCCTGCTCGGCCTCCGCCGAGGACGTCGCCGCCCTGCTCGACGGGTACGCCGGCCAGGTGGCGATCGCCGCCATCAACGGCCCCGAGCACACCGTCATCTCCGGCGAGAAGACGGCCGTGCAGGCGGTGCTGGAACGGCTGGAGGAGGACTTCGTCCTCACCCGCCCGCTGCGGGTGTCGTACGCGTCGCACTCGCCGCTGCTGGAACCGATCCTCGACGAGTTCGAGAAGGCCATCACCGGGCAGGACTTCGGCGAGCCGCAGATCCCGTTCATGTCCACCTACCGGGCGACCATGCTCCGCTCAGGCGTCTGCCACGACCCGGCGTACTGGCGGCAGCAGCTCCGCGAGCCGGTCCGGTTCCTGGAGGCCACCCGGGCGCTCGCCGCCGAGGGCTACGACACCTTCCTGGAGATGGGCCCGAAGGACACCCTGATCGAGATGGGCAAGCGCTGCCTGCCCCGGGGCACCGGCCGCTGGCTGCGCTCGCTGGACCCGGAGACCGGCAACTGGCAGACCCTGCTGGACAGCGCGGCCGGCCTGCACACCCACGGCGTCGACTTCGACTGGGACGCGTTCGAGGGCGCCGCCCACCCGCCGGTCGACCTGCCGACCTACCCATTCCAGCGGCGCCGCTGCTGGCTGGACCCGGAGCAGATCCGGGCGCACCGCCTGACCACGGAAGACCAGAGGTGACGGAGATGCCCGACGTACTCGAGGTGACCGCTGACGGGTCGGGGATCGTCCGGGTCGCCATCTGCGACCCGGAACGGGAGAACCGGCTCAGCTACGAACTGGTCGACCAGCTCATGGCGACCCTGGACAAGCTGGCCGGCGACGAGTCGGTGAAGGTGCTGCTGGTCACCGGCACCAGGGAGATCTGGTGTGCCGGGGGCACCCTCCAGATGCTCAAGGAGATGGCCAGCGGCGTGTACGACGAGCGCCGCCTGCTCGCCCTCTCCGACCGGTTGTTGAGCTTCCCGGTGCCGGTGATCGGCGCCCTGGAGGGACACGCCGTCGGCGGCGGACTGGCCCTGGCGCTCTGCTGCGACCTGACTGTCGCCGCCGAGAACCGCCGCTACGCGGTCAACTCCGCGAGCATGGGGTTCACCCCGGCGATGGGCCTGTCGGTGCTGCTGCCGGCCGCGGTCGGTCACCACTTCGCCGCCGAGATGATCTTCACCGGCAAGTACTACAAGGGCCGCGAACTGGCCGACCGGCGACTGTTCAACGCGGTCGTCCCCGCCGACGAGGTGCTGGCCCGCGCCACCGACCTCGCCGAGCAGATCGCCGAGAAGCCCCGCTACGTGCTGGAACTGCTGAAGGAGACGCTGGCCCTGCCCAAGCGTCACCTCCTCCAGGACGCCATCGCCCGTGAGCCGCTGATGAACCGGGTCTGCTTCAACCAGCCCGGCAGCGACGCCCTGCTCGACCAGACGTACCTGAACTGACCCGAGACGAGGAGAACACCCCCATGCGGGTAGGTATCGAGAAGCTCAACCTGTACGGCGGTCGCGCGTACCTCACGATCGCCGACCTCGCCTCGGCGCGCGGCGGCTCCCTCGACGAGCTGGAACGCCGCCAGATGGTGCCCTACGAGGCCCGGTCGATCATCCCGCCGTACGAGGACCCGGTGACCCTGGCGGTCAACGCCACCGAGCGGCTGCTCACCGACGCCGACCGGGAACAGATCGAACTGGTCGTGGTGGCCACCGAGTCCGCCGTGGACTTCGGCAAGCCGATCTCCACCTGGGTGCAGCGGTACTCCCGGCTGCCCGCGCACAGCCGCAACTTCGAGGTCAAGCACATGTGCTACGGCGGCACCGCCGCGCTGCGCGTCGCCGCCTCCTGGGTCGCCTCGAACGTCCGGCCCGGCAAGAAGGCCCTGGTCATCAACAGCGACCTGAGTCGGACCCGCAACCACGTGCAGACCGAGGACGACGACCTCGGCGAGCTGATGGCCGGCGGCAGCGCGGTCGCCATGCTGGTCAGCGCCGAGCCGACCGTGTTCGAACTGGAGTTGGCGAAGGCCGGCTACTGGACCAACGAACTCTCCGACGCGCTGCGCCCCAACTCGCGTACCGAGATCATCACCGGGCAGACCAGCTTCTACTCGTACCTCGACGCGCTCGAGGAGACCTACGAGCGGTACGAGCACATCGTCGGCGAGTTCGACTTCGACACGTACTTCCGGAAGAACATCTACCACGCGCCCTTCCCCGGCATGACCCGCGTCGCGCACAAGACCCTGCTCAACCGGCTCGGCGTGTTCGACAAGGCGGCCATCGAGGCGAGCTGGCGGGAGCGGGTCGCCGACAGCACCCACTTCGCCCGGCGGATCGGCAGCGCGTACGGCGCGTCCACCTTCATCTGCCTGCTCGGCATGCTGTACGCCGGCAGCGGCTTCGCCGCCGGGGACCGGTTCTCCGTCTTCGCGTACGGCTCCGGCTGCCAGGCCGAGTTCTACAGCGGCCTGGTCGGCGCCGACGCGCAGGCGTACGTGCGGGGCCTCGACGTGGACGCGCACCTCGACTCCCGGGTCCGCCTCGGCGTCGAGCAGTACGAGCAGATCGAGAAGGCGTGCGAGTCGAACATCGACGAGCCCAGCTACGAGCCGCTGACCCAGGACGTCGGCGACCTGTACGCGCAGCGCTACGACGGCCAGCGCCTGCTCGTCCTCGAGGGCGTCCGCGACTACCAGCGCCACTACACCTGGAGCTGATCGTGGATCGCGCGGTTCGCTCCGAGATCGCCGACGGCGTCTGCTTCGTGACGCTCGTCGCCGCCGCCAACGGCAACGCCATCAACTTCGACCTGATCGACGGGTTGGAGGAGGCACTCGACGCCGTGGACGCCGACCCGGACTGCCGGGCCCTGGTGCTCACCGCCGAGGGGGACACCTTCTGCCGGGGGCTCGACCTGGAGGCGTTCTTCGTCCACGGCAGACTGCCGGAACGTGAGCAGCTCCGTCGGCTGCCGGCCTGCCTGGCCCGGCTGCGGCGGTCCCGCGTACCGGTGATCGCCGTCGCGGACGGCGAGGCCATGGGCGGCGGTGTCGGTCTCCTCGCGGCCTGCGACCTGGTGCTGGGCACCCCGAACGCCCGGTTCATGCTCTCCGAACCGATCGTCGGCCTGGTGCCCGCCACCATCGTGCCGTTCCTGCTGCTGCGCACCGGCCCGGCCCGGCTGCGGGCGATGACGCTGAGCACCCGGGGCATCGAGGCCG
The nucleotide sequence above comes from Micromonospora pallida. Encoded proteins:
- a CDS encoding type I polyketide synthase, which codes for MSDTGATAATLSPLKRALVAIETLQARLDEIERARTEPIAIVGVGCRLPGGANSPDEFWTRLRDGVDLISEVPADRWDADAYHDPEQATPGTMSSRDGGFLDQVDRFDPGFFGLSLGEAASMDPQQRLLLEVAWEALEHAGQVPAKLAGTHTDVYVGISTWDYSLLLGGAPIRGLSGTAFSIAANRLSYVFDLHGASLAVDTACSSSLVAVHLACQSLRAGTARTALAGGVNVMLWPETTAAFSQVGMLSPDGRSRTFDASANGYVRGEGAGMVVLKRLSDARADGDRVLAVIRGSAVNQDGHSNGLTAPNSVAQEAVLRAALADARIAPHRVDYVEAHGTGTTLGDPIEVRALAAALGPGRDPDHPLLLGSVKTNTGHLEAAAGITGLIKVALGLHHGEIPPHLHLRELNPHVEWDKLPLRVTTTRTAWPSPAGKRVAGVSSFGFGGTNAHIVLGDAPTDPAPTAPADQRPLRLLTVSGRSEEALRDQARRYADRLAASPTPTLAGLCHTTNARRTHFAHRAAVPVADLTAARAALTALAAGDTPDGLYRAAVPTGTRRRLAFVFPGQGGQHIDMGRELYRTEPVFRRTIDRIAELFDVHHPWRLRDVMYPAEGGVRYPIDETEYAQPTLFAIQCALAETWRSWGVRPDAVMGHSLGEYAAAWVAGVFSLETGVRLIVERGRLTQTLPPTGMMAACSASAEDVAALLDGYAGQVAIAAINGPEHTVISGEKTAVQAVLERLEEDFVLTRPLRVSYASHSPLLEPILDEFEKAITGQDFGEPQIPFMSTYRATMLRSGVCHDPAYWRQQLREPVRFLEATRALAAEGYDTFLEMGPKDTLIEMGKRCLPRGTGRWLRSLDPETGNWQTLLDSAAGLHTHGVDFDWDAFEGAAHPPVDLPTYPFQRRRCWLDPEQIRAHRLTTEDQR
- a CDS encoding enoyl-CoA hydratase/isomerase family protein, giving the protein MDRAVRSEIADGVCFVTLVAAANGNAINFDLIDGLEEALDAVDADPDCRALVLTAEGDTFCRGLDLEAFFVHGRLPEREQLRRLPACLARLRRSRVPVIAVADGEAMGGGVGLLAACDLVLGTPNARFMLSEPIVGLVPATIVPFLLLRTGPARLRAMTLSTRGIEAAEAHTYGLVDELVTGGVEPALRAQLQRIFRSAPPALAETKRYYDRLSAADLDEQIEAGLDLFTGWLARPDVLAGVTAFGEGFAPPWFARYRGRMDVPGHSGT
- a CDS encoding hydroxymethylglutaryl-CoA synthase family protein, producing the protein MRVGIEKLNLYGGRAYLTIADLASARGGSLDELERRQMVPYEARSIIPPYEDPVTLAVNATERLLTDADREQIELVVVATESAVDFGKPISTWVQRYSRLPAHSRNFEVKHMCYGGTAALRVAASWVASNVRPGKKALVINSDLSRTRNHVQTEDDDLGELMAGGSAVAMLVSAEPTVFELELAKAGYWTNELSDALRPNSRTEIITGQTSFYSYLDALEETYERYEHIVGEFDFDTYFRKNIYHAPFPGMTRVAHKTLLNRLGVFDKAAIEASWRERVADSTHFARRIGSAYGASTFICLLGMLYAGSGFAAGDRFSVFAYGSGCQAEFYSGLVGADAQAYVRGLDVDAHLDSRVRLGVEQYEQIEKACESNIDEPSYEPLTQDVGDLYAQRYDGQRLLVLEGVRDYQRHYTWS
- a CDS encoding polyketide synthase, with the translated sequence MPDVLEVTADGSGIVRVAICDPERENRLSYELVDQLMATLDKLAGDESVKVLLVTGTREIWCAGGTLQMLKEMASGVYDERRLLALSDRLLSFPVPVIGALEGHAVGGGLALALCCDLTVAAENRRYAVNSASMGFTPAMGLSVLLPAAVGHHFAAEMIFTGKYYKGRELADRRLFNAVVPADEVLARATDLAEQIAEKPRYVLELLKETLALPKRHLLQDAIAREPLMNRVCFNQPGSDALLDQTYLN